The genomic DNA tagaggagatctgcatggaggaatgggccaaaataccagcaacagtgtgtgaaaaccttgtgaagacttacagaaaacatttgacctctgtcattgccaacaaagggtatattaagtattgagataaacttttgttattgaccaaatacttattttccaccataatttgcaaataaattcattaaaaatcctacaatgtgattttctggattttttaaaatcattttgtctgtcataattgaagtgtacctatgatgaaaattacaggcctcatctttttaggtgggagaacttgcacaattggtgactaaatactttttttgccccactgtacatacatacacatatatatacatacgtaCGTGTGTTTATGTATCTTACtcttaacaacaacaaaacaacagtaCAGTAAACAAGTAAAAGCATATTCAATATTATGAATGAATGTATCAAATCATTTGTCCATAGAGCCATTTCCAGAGATCTTTATGGTTTTGGAGCAGATCTGGGTTCAAACAGACATAGTCAGAGGAATAAACTTGGATATAACCTGTTTTTTAGCATGAACAGTGAGGgttttccaccattttaaagtagtcaactgggtggggattctaATGGGTTGTGAGCAATCAGCCAATGATCAAACCATTGTCTTCTTTTTTTCAAATTTGGtgccattttttattattttttaaatgactttATATCACCGCCATCTTGTGGCCATGATAAATTAATGACACATGATTTGGTTTAAGACTCCAGCACTGAATGGAGCGTCAATGGCGCTGGCCATTCTGTCACAGACaccataatggcacagatacaaagaggaGACCTCTTTCCTTCTCTATGGCCTCACATGCTATTTGAAATCATTACAAATCATTTCTGTGTTTTGAGTTTACCAGTTGCAATGGAACTAATATAATAGTCTGGAAGTCCAAgtgagcaaaaaaacaaacaaacgctaaatactatttgaacccagatgTGGTATTGAGTAACACAGCCAATAAGAGCAAGCGACCTATAAGCGacagacaaccagagacattcagGGCAGAACACATAGTGCAGTAGTTAATAGACAGCATGTGTCTCCATTAAAACACGTTTGCTATTAGTCCAATGTGTGTATTTACACTAGTgacatattttacattttattagTCAGCTCATTGTGTGTGTTcttgcatcagtgtgtgtgtgtgtgtgtgtgtgtgtgtgtgtgtgtgtgtgtgtgtgtgtgtgagagcatggATGTCCCATACTATGTGCGTCCCCGTGCAGTTTGTATGTCcccgtgcagtgtgtgtgtcccgtGAAGTGTGTGTGTCCCTTGCGGTTTGTGTgtgttccgtgtgtgtgtgtgtgtgtgtggtccgtGTGTGTCCCTTGcgcattgtgtgtgtttgtgtcccttgcacattgtgtgtgtgtgttgtgtgtgtgtcccttgcgcattgtgggtgtgtgtgtgttccgtgtgtgtgtgtgtgtgtgtgtgtatcccttgcgcattgtgtgtgtgtgtgtgtcctctcctcaGCCCATTGGACATCCAGGCAGTCTAAAACTATCTGGAACAGGGCTGTCTAGTTTACAGACAATCTTGTAGATGGATTTCTTCCAGCAGGGGTCACTATCTCTGCCAGTCTGTATCGCCGTGTAGAACTCTCTCAGTGCTAACTCTGCTATCTCCACAAACCTGTcaggaacctagagagagaggagagggagcgtgagagagagggagggtgagcgagagggagggtgagcgagagggagggtgagagagagagagagaggaaggagagagggagggtgagagagagaagagggaggaggagagggagggtgtgagagagggaaagaggaaggagagaggaagggtgagagagggagggtgagagagagaagagggaggagggggaggagagggagggtgtgagagagggaaagaggaaggagagagggagggtgagagagagagcgagagagaggaggaaggagagggggaggagagggtgagagagagagaagagaggaagggtgagagagagagagagaggaaggagagagtgagggtgagagagggagagagagagagggtgagagagagagagagagagggaggaaggagagagggagggtgagagagagatgttcaatGTGCATGTATAAGAGAGATACACAGTGACAGATAGCTAGTCCCTACACCCCTCACACTTACTTGGTAGTCGTTGCTCTTGTTATAATGCATGTTCAGTATGCGATAGAGCTCCGTGTTTCTCCCCAGGCGGAGGGGGGGCTCTCTCCCCAGGCAGGGTGCACCGTCGCGGGCAGCCTGTCTGGCGAAGCGTTCCATCTGGATGTAGAAGAACTCACGGAAGTTACTGAACCACTTGATGAGCTGGGAGGTCACGCAGCGGTTGAACTAACaggtgggaaagagagatggagagagagagagtaatggagagagagagagtaatggagagagagtaatggagagagagagagtaatggagagagagagagatgaggagagtaatggagagagagagagagatgaagagagagtaatggagagagagagtaatggagagagagagtaatggagagagagagagagatgaagagagaataatggagagagagtaatggagagagatgaagagagagtaatggagagagagtaatggagagagagagagagagtaatggagagagatgaagagagagtaatggagagagagtaatggagagagagagagagtaatggagagagagtaatggagagagagagagtaatggagagagagagagagagagtaatggagagagagttgtattgtgtcagtcagtgttgttgtagttgaTTATAGATTCACGGGTACCTTGACATCAGGGaagtacactgactgtacaaaatattaggaacacctgctctttctatgacagactgaccaggtgaatccccaatgacagactgaccaggtggatccacaatgacagactgaccaggtggatccacaatgacagactgaccaggtggatccacaatgacagactgaccaggtgcatCCACAATGACAGACCGACCAGGTGGATCCACAATGACAGACCGACCAGGTGGATCCACAATGACAGACCGACCAGGTGGATCCACAATGACAGACCGACCAGGTGGATCCACAATGACAGACCGACCAGGTGGATCCACAATGACAGACCGACCAGGTGGATCCACAATGACAGACCGACCAGGTGGATCCacaatgacagactgaccaggtggatCCACAATGACAGACCGACCAGGtggatccaggtgaaagctacgatcccttctTGACGTCAGTTCAATCCGTGTAAATGAagggagacgggttaaagaaggacctttaagcctcgagacatggattgtgtgtgtgtcattcagaaggcgaatgggcaagacaaaatatttaaatgcctttgaacgcGGTAAGTTCGTAGGTGCAAGGGGCGACGGTTTGTGTCAAAAAcagcaaagctgctgggtttttccacactcaacagtttttcctgtgtgtatcaagaatggtccaccacccaaaggacatccagacaacttgacacaacttgtGGGAAGCATttggagtccacatgggccagtattcctgaacgctttcgacaccttgtagagtccatgtgtgtgtgtgtgtgtgtgtgtgtgtgtgataccttGACATCGGGGAAGTAAGTCTTGAGTGTGTTAGAGCTGGGGTATCTAGCATAGAAGAACATCAGTTTGGCTTTCTTCAGATGACAGGGAGACAAACCCTCCTGAGAGTAACCATGGTTAAGGAGTAGCACGGagatcactcactcacacacacacacacacacacacacacgttctcactccactcctcctccacaaAAAAGGATATTGAACCCGGACCGAGATACATCCCAGAATCCATCCCACCGTCCCGTCctgctcctctcatccctccatccctctcatgATGATGTTGCAGCCCTCCATCCAGCCGGTCCAATCCCTCCATCACagtgaggggagggaaggagggatgagaggaagaggaggagggggtgaggtgggggaggaaagggttccctttgtggagaggatgaaggtgagagagagaatgagtgaagaGCTGTTGCATGGTgtagtggaggagggggagggggagcgggCAGGAGGAGGgcgggaggaagggggaggagtccTTATGacaagaggagggggggggaggagggcggggtgggtgtggtggtgagggcggtgaggctggcagagagggggaaggggtggggagggagaagagggtttTAGTTCGGTTGTTAGGGTGGTTGTTGAGGGGTAGAAGATGGTGTCGGCGGTTGTCGGGGCGACGGGTAATCAACGGCAACGCTTCAGATTGTTCCTGGTGGGGGGGCGGAGCTCTGTTCGAGTGGGGAGGTGAACCTCCACCccgttctctccccctcctctctctcagggctgCCCACactcctcctccgcctcctccctcgttccctccctctctgggtGACAGGGTGAAaggatgaatggagggaggtagaggttcGTTTTGGGTGTATAGACGGAGGACCCTATCGATGACTCGAGCTACAGCGCTTCCCAGTTCCTGTTTCAAAGCTTGGGCAAACTTCTGCTCCCCTCCAAAacgctcccattcccccctcacCACCCCACACCCCATCCACACTGCCGCCCTCTCCAGAACCCCCTCCAAAAACACCCCCCCTCCTCCATTCGCGTTCCTCTGTTCTTCACTCCTTTTCTCATGGTCCCTCGCTTTTCGGTCTCGTCTAGCGATGCCTTGGAaatggggagaagaggggatgaagggaagagagagatcgtCTATTTCTCCCACCTCCTCTTCTTCAGTGATCCCTTCTGCTGTCTCCTTCTCCttgtccatctctccatcaccatcctcctcctgctctcctccggtccacctcttctcctcctcctgagtgggTCTCTCTCCGAATGCTTTCCATACTTTCTCCTGCAAGGCCTTCAGTCTTCCTCTCGCCTCTTCCAACTGTTCcttcagctcctctctctcccttctcctcccctccctccctttctccctgttccccctctccacactcctcctccctttctcctcctcctcttcttcttcctctaagcctatctctccatctcctttaaCTAGACTCTCCAGTCTCAATCGCTTCACTCTCATCATGTCATAACTCCAGTCTGCCACTAGGGCGTCACCGCTCAGCCTCTTCCCCCCCACCCCTACCAACCGtccacccatcccctcctcctcctccctgttatATCTGTCTAGGTGTAATTCCCCCCCGGACCTCATGGGGGCTCCACCAGGCTGCAGCAGGTGGTGGATGAGGGGGTAGGAGGGGTTGGCTCCAGGGTAGGGTGCACCGTTCCCCCCTCCAGAGGGTGTGAGGTGTCTGGGGAGGTCAAGGGCGGTGGAGGGGTCAGAGTAAAGGTCAAAGGGAGAAATCAGGGAGGACTGACGACCAAACAGATCAGAAGGGGAATCCATGGAACCTTCTATTCTCCTCGTCGATGACGGTTTCTGGAAAGAGAGAAAATATTAAACTGGTTAGAAATCAAGTTTGTGTTTAAAAGTGATAGGAACCCCATTGTGACCGTACCTTACACCTCACGTCAGGCACCTGGAACACTCAGGTGTAACGAACTGAATGTTTCAGAGAAAATGCCCACTAAACTAACACTCACTTCAGTGGAGTGTGGCGGTTAGTCAGATCTCCCTCGATAAATTCTGTTTATTCAGATGTTTTACCCCAACagtgcacccccccccccccacacacacacacacacacacacacacacacgacagagagagatgacaacaGTGGAGGTAGCAGTGTGAAAGCAGTAGTCCTACTTGACAGtgataacaacacacacacacacatacacatttcactgtacttcTATCACATATAGACAAACATGCcggacaggcaggcagaaagagacaggcaggcagaaagagacaggcaggcagaaagagacaggcaggcagacacacacagacagacagacagagacagacagacagacagacagacagacagacagacagacagacagacagacacacagagagacaggcaggcagaaagagACAGGCaagtagacatacacacacagagacagagagacaggcagacagacagacaaaagagaAAGTGACATTTTAAATAGGATTTTAATCTAGCTATAATCCATAAATTCATTCAACTAAATGTGTGGCAGTTTAACCCTACAGCGAACAGGTCACATCAGTCACCATGGTAGGGGGTTATTATAATTACGTTGCAACATTAACTATATAATCCAACAGTTTAAAAATAGGTGAATATCAATTATTCAAATTCCATCTCTTTTCTACAACAACATGAGTCAACTAACATGAGCTACAATGCTAATATGAGTCAATGCTAAATGAGCTACAATGCtaatattgtaaataagaaattattTTTAACaggtgacttgcctagttaaataaaaaaggttaaataaaaataaaaatggggtCCATTTAATCAAAGTCTGCTACATTGCAATATTAATGTCCAAAACCAGGTACAaatctcctttgtagctgaacattggGCCCGAAGAGGTGATGACGGACaacaactgagccaatggcggaagactacagactacaccccagctgaaccaatccaaagagATCTTCCAGAATCAAATGCTAACATGAGCTACAATGCTAACATGAGCTACAATGCTAACATGAGCTACAATGCTAACATGAGCTACAATGCTAATATGAGCAACAATGCTAATATGAGCTACAATGCTAATATCTGTGCAAACTCTTCAAAGTTGTGATCTTTGGGTGTCACTGAATAGGCTGATACTCCATTTCATGGAACCAAGATCCATGgctaaagctgtacagtgcatacagtatgcccccaatgcaattccttgtctagttaaataaaaagattaaataaaaaataaaatacaattattaAGTCTAATACATCCACAGTGCGATTAACTGATTTGTCCTTTTCTGTCAAGTTAAATTGTGTTTTGTTTGATTTATATAGCAACATTCCAAACGTGTTATCTAGTCcacatatggcatgattccacatGTTTTGTTTCCGTTTGCATCACCGAATGCGCCGCTGCTGTGGCTATCTTCACATAGACCTGTGGCAGTGCTGGCCGCTGCGGAGAACGACGTATCTCCAGGTTACCCGGTTTCCCCGTGTGGATGCGTGCATCGAAAACATGGTGTCGGCTAGCTGCTACAAGTTACACGTTGGTGAACGGATACTTTTGCTAGCTATTCATCTGATTGATAAAGTTGCTAAAAAAAATGCCATTAACTAGCCAGCTATcttgaggcggcaggtagtctagtggttagagtgtagcctagtggctagaggggggcaggtagcctagtggttagagggggggggggagtggttagaggggggcaggtagcctagtggctagagtgtagggggggggcaggtagcctagtggttagagtggggggcaggtagcttagtggttagagtgtagggggggggcaggtagcctagtggttagtgtagtgggggtggcaggtagactagtggttagagtgtagtgggggtggcagggtagactagtggttagagtgtagaggggggggcaggtagcctagtggttagagtgtagtggggtggcaggtagactagtggttagagtgtaggggggcaggtagcctagtggttagagtgtagggaggcaggtagcctagtggttagagtgtagggggggggcaggtagcctagtggttagagtgtaggggggcaggtagcctagtggttagagtgtagggggcaggtagcctagtggttagagtgtagggggggggcaggtagactagtggttagagtgtaggggaggcaggtagactagtggttagagtgtggggggcaggtagcctcgtggttagagtgtagtggaaggcaggtagcctagtggttagagtgtagggggcaggtagcctagtggtggttagagtgtaggggggggcaggtagactagtggttagagtgtagaaggggggggcaggtagcctagtggttagagtgtggggggcaggtagcctcgtggttagagtgggggcaggtagcctagtgggttagGGGGAGGTGTAGTGGgaagggggcaggtagcctagtggttagagtgtagggaagGCAGgtaggagtcgctggtgcgcgatgagacaaggatatccctaccggccaagccctcccgaacccggacgacgttaggccaattgtgcgtcgcaccacggacctcccggtcgtggctggctgcgacagagcctgggcacgaacccagagtctctggtcaGAAATACATGAATAAAAATGAATTTACCCTGGACATGAGAATTAAATTTACCTTCGACCTTTTGAATCACAAGCTCTTACACTACAAAAGTTAGAATTTTGTTTTTATAATtaacaataaaacattttaaaaagttgttTATACAAAAAAACTTGACTGTGGCCTTTGAAAGCAGTGATAGTTGCATCCTTCCTCGAAACGGTCTGTGGATACAGagtggtaggtttgttgatgtgttgctatctgacaacagggtggtaggtttgttgatgtgttgctatctgacaacagggtggtaggtttgcTGATGTGTTGCTAGTTGGAaaacagggtggtaggtttgttgatgtgttacTAGCTGACAAATGTGTTGCTAcctgacaacagggtggtaggtttgttgatgtgttacTAGCTGACAaagggtggtaggtttgttgatgtgttgctaggtttgttgatgtgttgctacctgacaacaggtggtaggtttgttgatgtgttgctagctgacaacagggtggtaggtttgttgatgtgttgctacctgacaacagggtggtaggtttgttgatgtgttacTAGCTGACAAATGTGTTGCTAcctgacaacagggtggtaggtttgttgatgtgttgctacctgaaaacagggtggtaggtttgttgatgtgttgctacctgacaacagggtggtaggtttgttgatgtgttacTAGCTGACAAATGTGTTGCTAgctgacaacagggtggtaggtttgttgatgtgttgctacctgacaacagggtggtaggtttgttgatgtgttgctagctgacaaatgtgttgctacctgacaacagggtggtaggtttgttgatgtgttgctacctgacaacagggtggtaggtttgttgatgtgttgctacctgaaaacagggtggtaggtttgttgatgtgttacTAGCTGACAAATGTGTTGCTAGCTGACAagagggtggtaggtttgttgatgtgttgctagttggaaaacagggtggtaggtttgttgatgtgttacTAGCTGACAAATGTGATGCTAgctgacaacagggtggtaggtttgttgatgtgttgctacctgacaacagggtggtaggtttgttgatgtgttgctagctggaaaacagggtggtaggtttgttgatgtgttgctagttggaaaacagggtggtaggtttctgatgtgttgctagctgacaacagggtggtaggtttgttgatgtgttgctacctgacAAATGTGTTTGCTAgctgacaacagggtggtaggtttgttgatgtgttgctagctgacaacagggtggtaggtttgttgatgtgttgctagctgacaaatgtgttgctacctgacaacagggtggtaggtttgttgatgtgttgctacctgacaacagggtggtaggtttgttgatgtgttgctacctgacaaca from Oncorhynchus tshawytscha isolate Ot180627B linkage group LG15, Otsh_v2.0, whole genome shotgun sequence includes the following:
- the LOC112219030 gene encoding prospero homeobox protein 1, encoding MDSPSDLFGRQSSLISPFDLYSDPSTALDLPRHLTPSGGGNGAPYPGANPSYPLIHHLLQPGGAPMRSGGELHLDRYNREEEEGMGGRLVGVGGKRLSGDALVADWSYDMMRVKRLRLESLVKGDGEIGLEEEEEEEEKGRRSVERGNREKGREGRRREREELKEQLEEARGRLKALQEKVWKAFGERPTQEEEKRWTGGEQEEDGDGEMDKEKETAEGITEEEEVGEIDDLSLPFIPSSPHFQGIARRDRKARDHEKRSEEQRNANGGGGVFLEGVLERAAVWMGCGVVRGEWERFGGEQKFAQALKQELGSAVARVIDRVLRLYTQNEPLPPSIHPFTLSPREGGNEGGGGGGVWAALRERRGRERGGGSPPHSNRAPPPHQEQSEALPLITRRPDNRRHHLLPLNNHPNNRTKTLFSLPTPSPSLPASPPSPPHPPRPPPPPSSCHKDSSPFLPPSSCPLPLPLLHYTMQQLFTHSLSHLHPLHKGNPFLPHLTPSSSSSHPSFPPLTVMEGLDRLDGGLQHHHERDGGMRGAGRDGGMDSGMYLGPGSSQEGLSPCHLKKAKLMFFYARYPSSNTLKTYFPDVKFNRCVTSQLIKWFSNFREFFYIQMERFARQAARDGAPCLGREPPLRLGRNTELYRILNMHYNKSNDYQVPDRFVEIAELALREFYTAIQTGRDSDPCWKKSIYKIVCKLDSPVPDSFRLPGCPMG